The following coding sequences are from one Treponema bryantii window:
- a CDS encoding MmcQ/YjbR family DNA-binding protein: MDYSYIFRSAKIKKDSLKAAGFTTSDDNSYEMEVPVSNGTFKADITLVLSEQTLTVQLFDSATGEKYALFDMPSHGAFVASLREEVQKIINDIKTKCFETNDLKDDYIAWIKSKFGAEPDYPWPDDAPYSFVFRCPNEKWFALVMRIKYRQLGLTGDENVWVVNMKADQDAIPNLIDHKSIFPAWHMNKKHWITILLTAVTDFYKLCELTGKSFTLVNKA, from the coding sequence ATGGACTACAGCTACATTTTCCGATCGGCAAAAATTAAGAAAGACTCTCTGAAAGCGGCTGGCTTTACAACAAGCGATGACAACAGTTATGAAATGGAAGTGCCAGTTTCCAACGGTACATTCAAAGCCGACATCACTTTAGTGCTTTCCGAACAGACACTCACCGTCCAGCTTTTTGATTCTGCAACCGGAGAAAAATATGCGCTTTTTGATATGCCTTCTCACGGCGCCTTTGTAGCTTCCCTTCGCGAAGAAGTTCAGAAAATCATAAATGATATCAAGACAAAGTGTTTTGAGACAAATGATTTGAAAGATGATTACATCGCCTGGATAAAATCAAAGTTTGGAGCCGAGCCTGATTACCCGTGGCCGGATGATGCGCCCTACTCTTTTGTCTTCCGCTGTCCGAATGAAAAATGGTTTGCACTTGTTATGAGAATTAAATACCGCCAGCTCGGTCTCACAGGCGATGAAAACGTCTGGGTTGTAAACATGAAAGCCGACCAGGATGCCATCCCGAATCTCATAGACCACAAATCAATCTTCCCCGCTTGGCATATGAATAAGAAACACTGGATTACAATTCTGCTCACTGCAGTAACTGATTTCTATAAGCTGTGTGAACTAACAGGAAAGAGTTTTACGCTTGTGAATAAAGCATAA
- a CDS encoding GNAT family N-acetyltransferase — protein sequence MDIKITNTITTEEYLGLRQAVGWSVFPAEQAEGGLQNSHVICFRDNDKAVSLGRVIWDHGYSVLIADVIVAPEYQGKGLGRKLMEAIMEYIRSLLKPGYRIMISLMAAENKQGFYKKFGFIERPSEFFGPGMHQWIEY from the coding sequence ATGGATATAAAAATCACAAATACAATTACCACAGAAGAATATTTAGGATTACGACAGGCTGTCGGCTGGAGTGTGTTTCCGGCTGAACAGGCAGAAGGTGGATTGCAAAACTCTCATGTAATTTGTTTCAGAGATAATGATAAAGCGGTCTCACTGGGACGAGTAATCTGGGATCATGGATATTCTGTTCTTATTGCAGATGTGATTGTTGCTCCCGAATATCAGGGAAAGGGGCTCGGCCGAAAACTGATGGAAGCAATCATGGAATATATCCGAAGCCTTCTTAAACCCGGCTACAGAATTATGATTTCTCTGATGGCTGCCGAAAACAAACAGGGCTTTTACAAAAAGTTCGGCTTTATCGAAAGACCAAGCGAGTTCTTTGGTCCTGGCATGCATCAGTGGATTGAATATTAA